The following are encoded together in the Bradymonas sediminis genome:
- the mrtP gene encoding myxosortase MrtP: MSDFDKLSPAEEADLSASSDESAPGAPSKLMEPKTIAREVSLIFVLSLLLVLGVVLLGNVVPLVQQNLYVLVASIFVGVPYFWLRHLRADFDHFGLTYARAGRGILWGLLFTALTLGPFAIGYAVWQQQILGNELDFSSDNFYQWPLEIKGRPAGWDALTNPANTSAQTPTTAIGNGRVWLWTQGSTLRIGVASGSGPVDLYLQANRTLAPDIRGPAKLMREHSADANRATIRLDQANAHSEIIFKHRKGEPVPKMLKVHAKNLDTGDSIAVFQGPKEARGSGILTVKRGLGWVLLWLLTEIMFIALPEEFFYRGYLLTRLKHFFDMRVLRRAKSAAGDDKPSPKPRRRILGISAENLTVSLLFAVGHVLIPIGGVLLISRASVFFPSLAFGWLRERTDSIVAPVVYHAAANMMVLLAAPHFF; the protein is encoded by the coding sequence GTGAGTGATTTCGATAAATTAAGCCCCGCCGAAGAAGCCGACCTCAGCGCGTCGAGCGACGAGAGCGCCCCCGGCGCGCCGTCGAAGCTGATGGAGCCCAAGACCATCGCGCGCGAGGTCAGCCTGATCTTCGTGCTCAGCCTGCTGCTCGTGTTGGGCGTCGTGCTGCTGGGCAATGTCGTGCCGCTGGTGCAGCAGAACCTCTACGTGCTCGTCGCCAGCATCTTCGTGGGCGTGCCGTATTTTTGGCTGCGCCACCTGCGCGCCGACTTCGACCACTTCGGCCTGACCTACGCCCGCGCCGGGCGCGGCATCCTCTGGGGGCTACTCTTCACGGCGCTCACCCTGGGCCCGTTCGCCATCGGCTACGCCGTCTGGCAGCAGCAGATCCTGGGCAATGAGCTCGATTTTTCGAGCGATAATTTTTACCAATGGCCCCTCGAAATAAAGGGCCGCCCGGCGGGTTGGGACGCGCTCACAAACCCCGCCAACACGAGCGCCCAAACCCCCACCACGGCGATCGGCAATGGTCGGGTCTGGCTGTGGACACAGGGCTCGACGCTGCGCATCGGCGTGGCCTCCGGCAGCGGCCCGGTCGACCTGTATTTGCAGGCAAACCGGACGCTCGCCCCCGATATCCGCGGCCCAGCAAAGCTCATGCGCGAGCACAGCGCCGACGCTAACCGCGCGACGATTCGCCTCGACCAGGCGAACGCGCACAGCGAGATCATCTTCAAGCACCGCAAGGGCGAGCCCGTGCCGAAGATGCTCAAGGTGCACGCCAAAAACCTCGACACCGGCGACTCGATCGCGGTCTTCCAGGGCCCCAAAGAGGCGCGCGGCAGCGGCATCCTCACGGTCAAACGCGGCCTGGGCTGGGTCCTCTTATGGCTGCTCACCGAGATCATGTTCATCGCCCTGCCCGAGGAGTTCTTCTATCGCGGCTACCTGCTGACGCGGCTTAAACATTTCTTTGATATGCGCGTATTAAGGCGCGCAAAGAGCGCCGCGGGCGACGATAAACCCTCGCCCAAACCGCGCCGGCGCATCCTGGGCATCTCGGCCGAGAACCTCACCGTGAGCCTGCTCTTCGCGGTGGGACACGTGCTCATCCCCATCGGCGGGGTGCTGCTCATCAGCCGGGCGTCGGTCTTCTTCCCCTCGCTCGCCTTTGGTTGGCTGCGCGAGCGTACCGACTCCATCGTCGCGCCGGTGGTCTACCACGCCGCCGCCAATATGATGGTCCTTCTCGCCGCGCCGCATTTTTTCTAA
- the plbQ gene encoding PLuB system PQQ-binding repeat protein, giving the protein MKALSPPKLPRAHRLRAVVGLALLATAFSLTACKKDAQKSARAADAESSAEGSTKLKMLKWSQADAPLEARDLRAPDPLLRTQLKLTPSQKFPGCAELFEEDGHLKQEFPLKDGPRRALHIAGCAPEAYERLEDGTRYIAYPTPLAKLNDELDSPTKAYPEEASDLRLLAYGPDGQLAWHAQMDRSANAMNFRANFRSSYIAPLLPRLVCFGTLWQGGTQASCVDAEAGSVTWSGIMPFWSGITPQPNATSLVGATLKRLTRRYPYNGVEMRAVKFDNVGGRSSFYAAHPGQLFFASAHAETPHLSAYNLDDFSEAWTLELPGPPDPNWRYVSAALDLLLLKIDDTIHALRATTGERLWAAKIGPDQAPVVALDGTLYLLHRRESGPNRLFALDPETGEIKGFSPVSYGSLALVQIEDTLILRSVRAVQQVILSDDDSQEATP; this is encoded by the coding sequence TTGAAAGCGCTCAGTCCCCCAAAGTTGCCCCGCGCCCACCGCCTTCGCGCCGTCGTCGGCCTCGCCTTGCTCGCGACGGCGTTTTCGCTGACAGCCTGCAAAAAAGACGCCCAAAAGAGCGCACGCGCAGCGGACGCCGAGTCGAGCGCCGAGGGCTCAACCAAGCTTAAGATGCTCAAATGGTCCCAGGCCGACGCGCCCCTTGAGGCCCGCGATCTGCGCGCGCCCGACCCGTTGCTGCGCACCCAGCTGAAGCTTACGCCCAGCCAGAAATTCCCCGGCTGCGCCGAACTTTTTGAAGAAGACGGGCATCTTAAACAAGAATTCCCGCTTAAAGATGGTCCGCGCCGGGCGCTGCACATCGCCGGCTGCGCCCCCGAGGCCTATGAGCGCCTCGAAGATGGCACGCGCTATATCGCCTACCCGACGCCGCTGGCGAAGTTGAACGACGAGCTCGACTCCCCCACAAAAGCCTACCCCGAAGAGGCCTCGGACCTGCGCCTGCTCGCCTACGGCCCCGACGGCCAACTCGCCTGGCACGCGCAGATGGACCGCTCGGCCAACGCGATGAACTTCCGCGCGAATTTCCGAAGCTCCTATATCGCGCCGCTGCTGCCGCGCCTGGTCTGCTTCGGCACCCTGTGGCAGGGCGGCACCCAGGCAAGCTGCGTGGACGCCGAGGCCGGCAGCGTGACCTGGAGCGGCATCATGCCCTTCTGGTCGGGCATCACGCCGCAGCCCAACGCAACCAGCCTCGTCGGCGCGACCCTCAAGCGCCTGACGCGCCGCTATCCCTATAACGGGGTCGAAATGCGCGCGGTCAAATTCGACAACGTCGGCGGACGCTCCAGCTTCTATGCCGCCCACCCGGGGCAATTATTCTTCGCCTCCGCCCACGCCGAGACGCCGCACCTGAGCGCCTATAATCTCGACGATTTTTCCGAAGCCTGGACGCTTGAATTGCCCGGCCCGCCCGACCCAAATTGGCGCTATGTCTCGGCCGCTCTCGACCTCTTACTCCTAAAGATCGACGACACCATTCACGCCCTGCGCGCCACAACCGGCGAGCGCCTGTGGGCGGCCAAGATCGGCCCGGACCAGGCGCCGGTGGTGGCCCTCGACGGCACTCTATATCTCTTGCATCGCCGCGAGTCGGGCCCCAATCGCCTCTTCGCGCTCGACCCAGAAACCGGCGAAATCAAAGGGTTTTCACCGGTTTCGTACGGGTCCCTGGCACTGGTACAGATCGAAGATACGCTCATCTTGCGCAGCGTGCGCGCGGTGCAACAAGTCATCCTTTCGGACGATGATTCTCAAGAGGCCACGCCGTGA
- the plbH gene encoding PLuB system helicase-like protein translates to MLSTFSIPENLAETAPFYIAPTGPVWRVRGAAIRGDSERHGHDFLLRRLPLGKSMLRISPLLAEISRVDHPNMWGPSYWKKDGDMVWIASQMPPGKLLGCDHVEHPDAWRLSWAQALELWRPIAESTARLHRRGLVHGSIAPWNTWLDASNAELSTLDAGCWIGDDFAALTGGPHAEWIAPELRCEVAMRHATPASDIYGLARLLLRLLLTPDQARAMRPSFTGLPAFAIPALNNALHEDPTRRPGRVADLITATVPQPFYTGAPAEPADAEAEPAAPVNSVEAELERGATTISLLHARVSEIELLEHPKLGAGIKFYMTRDEGRIGAFFYQKQTPEVFESVKWVWEGCELNLLDARVITNSAGEPFLTGQENTLPVLEPHMPMSVSDVLKAEGCTSRFLVDQRSRGPSSRPLVFGNLVHGLLDDLVEPNPPDFDTAYQTRVAELRLDMLAAGLQDSDLKELYEDARQHFANIERFTSKRTANSSDEDRVGWSGRNVEVTRYSTRYGIEGRVDLVSQDPRDGLQIIELKTGRAWDGHFSQLQFYRFLWEGLAEERDLEITGHLLYSRFSNLKAAPMQDTARERRILRARNELIACLRSFVDPNYSYDVPYFMQNPRACNSAGCKFRRDRCEQQTSVLGLAHRQQAYSTQGDAQYAVDTLETRAWAWHRHFVRLIEMERWAATVKLGAVLHPARLEERKKNYDAIDNLELVAAYPEFGSIAFRHKPNGEDDPRIFRPGDYVLAHRGDFNTSHILRGRVVSVERDASHTDTQITMSTRGAPIASELLGDGWILDKLPARIGFSQAHHALYAALERSSAERRTILFKPESAQAQKLLSETDPRFRPDAKTAQLNPSQQQAVARAVSTAGGALIQGPPGTGKTTVIAHAVRELVARGKKVLLSAFTNTAVDTILLKLLEIGFDDFVRVGGIEKSPDLARKLRDSGRTPSRFFTTEMAEEIVSLDLLADDLLNANVIASTAHRCANSPMMSFLREQRGDLPFDVAIVDEAGQITEPMTLAAINLGARFVLVGDHRQLPPIVENEQAHSNFVAEMRPKDLPAADARDLETLGCAGLNQSLFERLITRLPYVMLDEQYRMHAQIMAFSNAAFYGGNLRAHTSVSARQIAFDTLAATPDRDATQQLLQPDYALLFVNVDPVADQLSDTGNRDIPLLTKRHNSRHNESEAEAIIETVEAMLKAMPAAGEDTANPLSIGIVSPFRAQVQLLRNLLTERIPDDAGRIDVDTVERFQGSERDIILVSLVKTGRAGDFLADERRLNVTLTRARQKLVVFGSHACLALNPMYRSLIEQPETYFVNWSR, encoded by the coding sequence ATGCTCTCCACCTTTTCAATTCCAGAAAACCTCGCCGAAACCGCCCCCTTCTATATCGCCCCGACCGGTCCGGTCTGGCGAGTGAGGGGCGCCGCGATCCGGGGCGATTCGGAGCGCCATGGGCACGACTTCCTCTTGCGACGCCTGCCCCTGGGCAAGTCGATGCTGCGCATCTCGCCGCTATTGGCCGAGATCTCGCGGGTCGATCACCCGAATATGTGGGGCCCGAGTTATTGGAAAAAAGACGGCGATATGGTCTGGATCGCCTCGCAAATGCCGCCGGGAAAACTCCTGGGCTGCGACCACGTCGAGCACCCCGACGCCTGGCGATTGAGCTGGGCGCAGGCCCTCGAATTATGGCGCCCGATCGCCGAGAGCACCGCGCGGCTGCACCGCCGCGGCCTGGTCCACGGGTCAATCGCCCCGTGGAATACCTGGCTCGACGCCTCGAACGCCGAGTTGAGCACCCTCGACGCCGGCTGCTGGATTGGCGACGACTTCGCCGCGCTCACCGGCGGCCCGCACGCCGAATGGATCGCCCCGGAGCTGCGCTGCGAGGTCGCGATGCGCCACGCCACGCCCGCCAGCGATATCTACGGATTGGCACGGCTGCTGCTGCGTTTGCTGCTCACGCCCGACCAGGCGCGCGCGATGCGACCGAGCTTCACCGGCCTCCCCGCCTTCGCCATCCCGGCCCTCAATAACGCCCTCCACGAAGATCCGACCCGCCGCCCCGGGCGCGTCGCCGATCTCATCACGGCCACGGTCCCCCAACCTTTTTATACCGGCGCCCCCGCCGAGCCAGCCGACGCCGAGGCCGAGCCCGCCGCCCCGGTCAACTCGGTCGAAGCCGAGTTAGAACGCGGCGCGACGACCATCTCATTGCTCCACGCGCGCGTCTCCGAGATCGAGCTGCTCGAGCACCCCAAACTTGGCGCGGGCATCAAATTTTATATGACCCGCGACGAGGGTCGCATCGGGGCGTTCTTCTACCAAAAACAGACCCCCGAGGTCTTTGAGAGCGTCAAATGGGTGTGGGAGGGCTGCGAGCTCAACCTCCTGGACGCCCGCGTCATCACCAACTCGGCCGGCGAACCGTTTTTGACCGGCCAGGAGAATACGCTGCCGGTGCTCGAGCCACATATGCCGATGAGCGTCAGCGATGTGCTCAAGGCCGAGGGTTGCACGAGCCGATTCCTGGTCGACCAGCGAAGCCGCGGACCGTCGAGTCGCCCGCTCGTCTTCGGTAACCTCGTCCACGGATTGCTCGACGATCTGGTCGAGCCCAACCCGCCCGACTTCGACACCGCCTACCAGACGCGCGTCGCCGAGCTTCGCCTCGATATGCTCGCCGCGGGCCTGCAGGACTCCGACCTAAAAGAGCTCTACGAAGATGCGCGCCAGCATTTCGCCAATATCGAGCGCTTCACCTCCAAGCGCACCGCCAACTCCAGCGACGAAGATCGCGTCGGCTGGAGCGGGCGCAACGTCGAGGTCACGCGCTACTCGACCCGCTACGGCATCGAGGGCCGCGTCGACCTGGTCTCACAGGACCCGCGCGACGGGCTGCAGATCATCGAGCTCAAGACCGGGCGCGCCTGGGACGGCCATTTTAGCCAGCTCCAATTCTACCGTTTCTTGTGGGAGGGCCTGGCCGAAGAGCGCGACCTCGAGATCACCGGCCATCTTCTCTACTCGCGCTTTAGCAACCTCAAAGCCGCGCCCATGCAGGACACCGCGCGCGAGCGGCGCATCCTGCGCGCGCGCAACGAACTCATCGCCTGCCTGCGCAGCTTCGTTGACCCGAATTATAGCTACGACGTCCCGTATTTTATGCAGAACCCGCGCGCCTGTAACTCCGCGGGCTGCAAATTCCGCCGCGACCGCTGCGAGCAACAAACCTCGGTCCTGGGCCTGGCCCACCGCCAGCAAGCCTACTCGACCCAAGGCGACGCCCAATACGCGGTCGACACCCTGGAGACCCGCGCCTGGGCCTGGCACCGCCATTTTGTGCGCCTCATCGAGATGGAGCGCTGGGCGGCGACCGTCAAACTCGGCGCGGTGCTGCACCCGGCCAGGCTTGAGGAGCGAAAGAAAAATTACGACGCGATCGACAACCTTGAATTGGTCGCGGCCTACCCCGAATTCGGCTCCATCGCGTTTCGCCACAAACCCAACGGCGAAGACGACCCGCGCATCTTTCGCCCCGGCGACTATGTGCTGGCCCACCGCGGCGACTTTAACACCTCGCATATTCTGCGCGGCCGCGTCGTCTCGGTCGAGCGCGACGCCTCGCACACCGACACCCAGATCACGATGTCCACGCGCGGCGCCCCCATCGCCTCCGAACTGCTGGGCGACGGCTGGATCCTCGATAAATTGCCGGCGCGCATCGGCTTTAGTCAGGCCCACCACGCGCTCTACGCCGCGCTGGAGCGAAGCAGCGCCGAGCGGCGCACGATCCTCTTCAAACCGGAGTCCGCGCAGGCCCAGAAACTCCTGTCCGAGACCGACCCGCGCTTTCGCCCCGACGCCAAGACCGCCCAGCTCAACCCCAGCCAGCAGCAGGCGGTCGCGCGCGCGGTGAGCACCGCCGGCGGCGCGCTGATCCAGGGCCCGCCCGGCACCGGCAAAACCACCGTTATCGCCCACGCGGTGCGCGAGCTCGTCGCGCGCGGCAAAAAGGTGCTGCTCTCCGCGTTCACAAACACCGCCGTCGACACGATCTTGCTAAAATTGCTCGAGATCGGTTTCGATGATTTTGTGCGCGTCGGCGGCATTGAAAAGAGCCCCGATCTGGCGCGAAAACTGCGCGACTCCGGGCGCACGCCGAGCCGATTTTTCACCACCGAGATGGCCGAAGAGATCGTCTCACTCGACCTGCTCGCCGACGATCTTCTCAACGCCAACGTCATCGCGAGCACCGCGCATCGCTGCGCCAACTCGCCGATGATGAGCTTCTTGCGCGAGCAGCGCGGCGACCTCCCCTTCGACGTCGCCATCGTCGACGAGGCCGGCCAGATCACCGAGCCCATGACCCTCGCCGCGATTAACCTGGGCGCGCGATTTGTGCTGGTCGGCGACCACCGCCAACTTCCCCCGATCGTCGAGAACGAGCAGGCGCACTCGAATTTTGTGGCCGAGATGCGCCCCAAAGATCTGCCCGCGGCCGACGCGCGCGACCTCGAAACGCTGGGGTGCGCCGGGCTCAACCAGAGCCTCTTTGAGCGCCTTATCACCCGGCTTCCCTACGTCATGCTCGACGAGCAATACCGCATGCACGCCCAGATCATGGCGTTCTCCAACGCCGCCTTTTACGGCGGCAACCTTCGCGCCCACACCTCGGTCAGCGCTCGCCAAATCGCCTTCGACACCCTGGCCGCCACGCCCGATCGCGACGCCACCCAACAGCTGCTCCAACCCGACTACGCCCTGCTCTTTGTCAACGTCGACCCCGTGGCCGACCAACTTTCGGACACGGGCAATCGCGACATCCCCCTGCTCACCAAACGCCACAACTCGCGGCATAACGAGAGCGAGGCCGAGGCCATCATCGAGACCGTTGAGGCGATGCTCAAAGCAATGCCGGCGGCCGGCGAAGACACTGCCAACCCGCTCTCGATCGGCATCGTCAGCCCCTTCCGCGCGCAGGTGCAGCTGCTCCGAAACCTGCTCACCGAGCGCATCCCCGACGACGCCGGGCGCATCGACGTCGACACCGTCGAGCGTTTTCAGGGCAGTGAGCGCGATATCATCCTGGTGAGCCTTGTCAAAACCGGGCGCGCGGGTGATTTTTTGGCCGACGAGCGCCGCCTCAACGTCACCCTCACCCGGGCGCGCCAAAAACTCGTGGTCTTCGGCAGTCACGCCTGCCTGGCGCTCAACCCGATGTACCGCTCGCTGATCGAACAGCCCGAGACTTATTTCGTAAATTGGAGTCGTTGA
- a CDS encoding NAD(P)H-binding protein encodes MIRRALVVGATGFVGRHIVKALRESEFEVDALRRWDSDPAAVANLQVNTVVGDLVDRERLVEILPGYNCVFMAAAPRLDRPGPEYLRDSVQGIRNLLAVSRAVDVERVVVTSCATTVARSSVEAMSSAEEVYLPGSGIGAELAESPFRPALLASLENQVEAQYAVELECFRQAADGMDLILLCPGICVGEGAVLPTRELLAGLPDEARINVVDVDAVAQAHLAAATEPTRQPFGGDRRCLGGENTTVGELYKRLKPKGEGERTLGRYQVRLSDDVHRLRALALFGANTWLDSTRAQQEFGFRPRPL; translated from the coding sequence ATGATTAGGCGCGCGTTGGTAGTCGGGGCGACCGGGTTTGTGGGTCGACATATCGTGAAGGCTCTTCGGGAAAGTGAGTTTGAGGTCGACGCGCTGCGCCGGTGGGATAGCGACCCGGCGGCGGTGGCGAATCTGCAGGTGAATACGGTCGTGGGGGACCTGGTCGATCGGGAGCGGCTCGTTGAGATTCTTCCGGGCTATAATTGCGTCTTTATGGCGGCCGCGCCGCGTCTTGATCGCCCCGGGCCGGAATATCTGCGCGACAGTGTGCAGGGCATCCGTAATTTGTTGGCGGTGAGTCGGGCGGTGGATGTTGAGCGTGTGGTGGTGACGAGTTGTGCGACGACGGTCGCGCGCTCGTCGGTCGAGGCGATGTCGAGCGCCGAAGAGGTCTATTTGCCCGGCAGTGGCATCGGCGCGGAGCTCGCGGAGTCGCCGTTTCGTCCTGCGTTGCTAGCCTCGCTTGAGAACCAGGTCGAGGCGCAATATGCGGTCGAGTTGGAGTGTTTTCGCCAGGCCGCCGATGGCATGGATTTGATCCTGTTATGCCCGGGGATTTGTGTCGGTGAAGGGGCGGTGTTGCCCACCCGGGAGCTCCTCGCCGGGTTGCCTGACGAGGCGCGTATTAACGTCGTGGATGTCGACGCGGTGGCGCAGGCGCACCTGGCGGCCGCGACCGAGCCGACGCGCCAGCCCTTTGGCGGCGATCGGCGCTGTCTCGGCGGCGAGAATACGACGGTGGGTGAGCTTTATAAGCGGCTGAAGCCGAAGGGGGAGGGCGAGCGCACGCTGGGGCGCTACCAGGTGCGGCTGAGCGATGACGTGCACCGTCTTCGCGCGCTTGCGCTCTTCGGCGCGAATACCTGGCTCGACTCGACGCGGGCTCAGCAGGAGTTCGGATTCCGGCCGCGCCCGCTTTGA
- a CDS encoding diguanylate cyclase, which translates to MRILPRDATRSRSHTGLDAEPSLPILDRPAGVLWVDDDPQFTARARTLAEQSLLHLHVARTPDEASEIVAIYGSEIVAGFLNIDLLGEPSTEAWLTETRAHPKARRIPLAFLSARDDLRTRVWAAHEGARLFLNTPVDPTELSQAINQLVALRRAARPSILIVDEDRDFAGALSDQLNAYGMQSVALDDASQLLTQLQCSDPDAVIVDAQTPDINGFDLCRVLRTHSRWQDLPVLIMGRDNRLGARLAAFEAGSDDFLPRHSAPAEFLVRIQTHIERSRMMRERADRDPLTGLLTRRALLESLAARLSEVSRKKQNLAFCLLDLDHFKRINDTHGHLAGDRVLAGLGRLLQNRFRVEDLRGRWGGEEFVVVMANEGMHNARTILERIRREFAELDFQAVNGENFRVSFSAGIAEFPTHGRDVEAIFSTADRHLYAAKAAGRNRIIRTPQIN; encoded by the coding sequence ATGAGGATCTTGCCGCGCGATGCCACGCGCTCCCGAAGCCATACGGGACTCGACGCCGAGCCCTCTCTGCCCATACTCGACCGCCCCGCCGGGGTGCTCTGGGTCGACGATGATCCGCAATTCACCGCGCGTGCGCGCACCCTCGCCGAACAATCACTGCTCCACCTTCACGTCGCCCGAACACCAGACGAAGCCTCAGAGATTGTCGCCATCTATGGCAGTGAAATCGTGGCGGGATTCCTGAATATCGACCTGCTCGGGGAGCCCTCGACCGAAGCGTGGCTGACCGAAACCCGCGCCCACCCCAAGGCCCGCCGCATTCCGCTGGCCTTTCTGTCGGCGCGCGACGACCTGCGCACCCGCGTCTGGGCCGCCCACGAGGGCGCGCGACTCTTCCTCAACACCCCGGTCGACCCCACCGAGCTTAGCCAGGCCATCAACCAACTCGTCGCGCTTCGCCGCGCCGCGCGCCCCTCCATTCTGATCGTCGACGAAGACCGCGACTTCGCCGGCGCCCTGAGCGACCAACTCAACGCCTACGGGATGCAGAGCGTCGCGCTCGATGACGCAAGCCAACTGCTCACCCAACTTCAATGCAGCGATCCCGACGCCGTGATCGTCGACGCCCAAACCCCCGACATCAATGGCTTCGACCTGTGTCGTGTCCTGCGCACCCACTCGCGCTGGCAGGACCTCCCCGTGCTCATCATGGGGCGCGACAACCGACTCGGCGCTCGTCTGGCCGCCTTTGAGGCCGGCAGCGACGACTTCCTGCCGCGTCACAGCGCGCCCGCAGAATTTTTGGTCCGCATTCAGACCCATATTGAGCGCTCCCGCATGATGCGCGAGCGCGCCGACCGCGACCCGCTCACCGGCCTGCTCACCCGCCGCGCCCTGCTCGAATCCCTGGCCGCGCGTCTCTCTGAGGTGAGCCGAAAGAAGCAAAATCTCGCCTTCTGCCTGCTCGACCTCGACCACTTTAAGCGCATCAACGACACCCACGGCCACCTCGCCGGCGACCGGGTGCTCGCCGGGCTCGGCCGGCTCCTACAAAATCGATTTCGCGTCGAGGACCTGCGCGGGCGCTGGGGCGGCGAGGAATTTGTCGTGGTGATGGCCAATGAGGGGATGCATAACGCGCGGACTATCCTGGAGCGCATCCGCAGGGAATTCGCGGAGCTCGACTTCCAGGCCGTCAACGGCGAGAACTTTCGGGTATCGTTTAGCGCCGGTATCGCGGAGTTTCCGACCCATGGCCGCGACGTCGAGGCGATCTTTAGCACCGCCGATCGCCACCTCTACGCCGCCAAAGCCGCGGGGCGAAATCGCATCATTCGAACCCCGCAGATCAACTGA